A single genomic interval of Macadamia integrifolia cultivar HAES 741 chromosome 6, SCU_Mint_v3, whole genome shotgun sequence harbors:
- the LOC122082838 gene encoding dynein light chain-like: MASESGKVMSNRNQGEGVVVYPPKRMSAARTPWPPEVKLAATAVELNVRPRSADMPGDMQEKAFRYSRALVDAAPDKRPNLTHLAHSLKKEFDASYGPAWHCVVGKSFGSFVTHSLGGFLYFSVDDFSFLLFKTEVRPVKTKSLHDTSDGK; the protein is encoded by the exons ATGGCTAGCGAAAGTGGAAAAGTGATGAGCAATAGGAACCAAGGAGAAGGTGTGGTGGTGTATCCACCCAAACGCATGTCAGCGGCGAGGACGCCATGGCCACCGGAGGTCAAATTAGCGGCAACAGCGGTGGAACTGAACGTGCGTCCGAGATCAGCTGATATGCCGGGGGATATGCAAGAGAAGGCTTTCCGTTATTCCAGAGCTCTCGTTGATGCTGCTCCTGATAAACGGCCTAACCTCACCCACCTCGCTCACTCCCTAAAGAAG GAGTTTGATGCGTCTTATGGACCAGCTTGGCACTGTGTGGTGGGGAAGAGCTTTGGGTCGTTTGTGACACATTCGCTGGGTGGATTCCTTTATTTCTCTGTTGatgatttctcttttcttctcttcaagaCAGAGGTTCGACCTGTTAAGACCAAATCTCTCCACGATACCAGCGATGGTAAGTAG